One window of the Tetragenococcus koreensis genome contains the following:
- a CDS encoding hydantoinase/oxoprolinase N-terminal domain-containing protein has translation MEYKIGIDVGGTNTDAVILDENLKLIHSVKYPTTEDIESGIFQALHLVLKESKINKNAVTHAMLGTTQCTNAIVERKKLAKVGVLRLGYPATASVAPFTAWPDEIVQQLSQTYAFAHGGYEFDGRDLSTFDEQEIRDILTSWKGKIESIAVIGVFSSLKNEQEFYVRELAQEILGEQVPVSLSSTIGSVGLIERENATILNAALFKVMRATSDGFEKALLQEGVTDAEVYLCQNDGTLMSIDYAREFPILTIACGPTNSIRGASYLASLEDAIVLDVGGTTSDIGVIADGFPRESSVAVDVGGVRTNFRMPDIVSIGLGGGSIVRQTADNNVTIGPDSVGYQLVDKAMVFGGDTLTATDIAVRLGKIEIGEPENVAHIDRTFAEKAYVKIGTMTEEAIDRMKTSAGDVTLILVGGGSVIIPQELKGVKEIFRDEKGAVANAIGASISQIGGQYEQIYIYSQIAREKALEDARIKADEQAVKAGAIKESIELVEVEEIPLAYHPDNATRLRVKVVGDLVQN, from the coding sequence ATGGAATATAAAATCGGAATTGATGTCGGCGGAACGAATACCGATGCTGTTATTTTAGATGAAAACTTAAAACTGATTCACAGTGTTAAGTATCCTACAACCGAAGACATTGAAAGTGGTATTTTTCAAGCATTGCATTTAGTGCTCAAAGAATCAAAGATTAATAAAAATGCGGTAACTCATGCTATGCTGGGGACAACTCAATGTACAAATGCTATTGTAGAACGAAAAAAATTAGCTAAAGTAGGTGTGCTTCGTTTAGGTTATCCGGCAACAGCTTCAGTCGCTCCTTTTACTGCTTGGCCTGATGAAATCGTACAACAACTGTCTCAGACCTACGCTTTTGCCCATGGTGGTTATGAATTTGACGGAAGAGATCTTTCCACTTTTGATGAACAAGAAATCCGTGATATTTTAACGAGTTGGAAAGGAAAAATTGAGTCGATTGCTGTGATCGGTGTATTTTCTTCTTTGAAAAATGAACAAGAATTTTATGTACGAGAATTGGCGCAAGAAATATTAGGTGAACAAGTACCTGTTTCTTTATCCTCTACGATTGGGTCTGTGGGTTTGATTGAAAGAGAGAATGCCACCATTTTGAACGCCGCTTTATTTAAAGTCATGCGTGCGACAAGTGATGGTTTTGAAAAGGCTCTGCTACAAGAAGGGGTCACAGATGCTGAAGTTTATTTATGTCAAAATGACGGAACGCTGATGTCGATTGATTACGCACGGGAATTTCCAATTTTAACTATTGCGTGCGGTCCAACTAACAGCATTCGTGGCGCTTCTTATTTAGCTAGTTTAGAAGATGCTATCGTATTGGATGTAGGTGGAACCACTTCTGATATAGGTGTTATCGCCGATGGTTTTCCTCGGGAATCTTCTGTTGCGGTCGACGTTGGTGGCGTTCGTACGAATTTTCGGATGCCTGACATCGTATCGATTGGCTTAGGTGGCGGTTCCATTGTGCGACAAACAGCAGATAACAATGTGACTATTGGCCCAGATAGTGTGGGCTATCAATTGGTAGATAAAGCTATGGTTTTTGGCGGAGATACTTTAACTGCTACTGATATTGCGGTTCGTTTAGGAAAAATTGAGATTGGCGAACCAGAAAATGTGGCCCACATCGATCGTACTTTTGCTGAAAAAGCTTACGTCAAGATTGGCACAATGACAGAAGAAGCGATTGATCGGATGAAAACAAGCGCGGGTGATGTAACCTTGATCCTTGTGGGCGGGGGCAGTGTGATTATCCCGCAAGAGTTAAAGGGCGTAAAAGAGATTTTTCGCGATGAAAAAGGAGCCGTCGCCAATGCTATTGGCGCTTCAATTTCTCAAATTGGAGGGCAATATGAGCAAATTTATATTTACTCACAGATTGCTCGAGAAAAGGCGTTAGAAGATGCTCGAATAAAAGCGGATGAACAAGCAGTAAAAGCTGGAGCGATTAAAGAATCGATTGAACTGGTTGAAGTAGAAGAGATTCCATTGGCTTATCATCCGGATAATGCAACACGACTACGGGTAAAAGTTGTGGGAGATTTAGTACAAAATTAG